CACTTTGTAAAGATGGTTCACAATGGAATTGAATACGGTATGATGCAGGCGATTGCCGAGGGTTTTGCGGTAATAAAGGCATCTGATTTTGATATAGACCTCAGGGAGGTCTGCCGCGTATACAACCACAGGAGCGTTATTGAATCCCGTTTGACCGGGTGGCTGCAGAAGGCATTTGAAGAATACGGTGAAGACCTTGATGAGATTTCCGGCAGTGTCTCTCATAGCGGAGAGGGTCTCTGGACAGTAGAAACTGCAAAAGAATTAGGGGTTTCCGTACCCGTTATTGAAGAATCACTTAAATTCCGTGAGGAATCACAAAAAACCCCTTCCTACACAGGCCAGATACTCTCAGCCCTCCGAAACCAGTTCGGAGGGCATGAAGTTAAGAAAAAGCAGAACTGACCCTAATGGTGTCACCATAGAAGATGGATGATGGCCTTTTCCTGATTCCAGCCTTTGCATGGCAAAAACATCATACCGCCTTGTTTTTGTATAGTAGTCTTCAGCTTACAAAAATCCAAACCGGGCTAACAAAGTTAATGCCTGCATTTACGCTTGTGCGGGTGAGTGCTTTCTTTCCCAAAAGTAAACTTTGACACAAAGGCATGAAAATAATAACCAACATCAAGAAATGTATCATAGGCACCAGCGGTTGTCGGAAAATCCGACGACTTGGTCCTGCCGGTCACAAACACATCTCCGTTACCGTCAATGGTTAATGAATTAGCGTTGTCCCGGTCAATCCCGCCGAGATAAGTCGATGACAACAGTGTCTCCAAATTACTGTCGAACTTTGATATAAAGGCATCACTGTCACCATTGTAGGTTGTATCATAAGCGTCGGGAGTTGTTGGAAAGTTTGCTGACACTGTCCAGCCGGTCACGTATAAATCACCGCTGCTGCCCACCATAACAAAACTGGCTTTATCATTGTCATCTCCACCCAGAAAAGTGGAGGCAAGGAGGTTTTCAAGGTCATTGTCGAACTTTGATACAAAAATGTCACCACCGCCATTGTAGGTCTCATCGTAAGCACCGGGTGTTACCGGGAAATCCGGCGACCAAGTCAAGCCGGTCACATAGATGTTTCCACTGTCATCTGTGAAGACTGAATCGGAAGATTCTCCTGCCTCGCCTCCAAGAAATGTAGCAGCGAGAATCCCTTCCAGGTTCCCGTCGAACTTTGATACAAAAACATCACCACCACCATTGTAGGTCTCATCGTAAGCACCAGGAGTTGTGATATTGCCTGAACCAACCACATAAACATTTCCGCTGCTGTCAACAGAAATAGCGTTGGCACTTGAACCACGGGAAAGTAATATAGAGGCAAGTTGATTTTCAAGCCTTGCATCAAATTTGGCTATGAAGGCACAGTAAATCTCATTGTATACATAGCCACAACGAAATGGACTGGCCATATAAATATTTCCGTCATTGTCTAACGTTATTTCAATAGGCCCACTGAAGTCATAATCAGTCAGGAGTCCCAGAAACGTGGAGGCAAGAAGATTTTCAAGGTCACCGTCAAACTTTGAAATAAAACCATCGAAAAAAGAAGAATCCCATGGCTGAGGATCACCTAAGCCGATAGTCCTGTCGTAGGCACCGGGAGTTGTCGGGAAGTCTGGGGAAGGAGTTACACCCGCCACATAAATGTTGCCATTACGGTCTATGGCCATGGAATTAGAATAAAAAGCCGGACCAATAAATGTAGAAGCAAGCAGTTCTTCAAGATCACCGTCGAACTTTGATACAAACGCCTCCACATACGAGAAGATTGTATCAAAAGCCCCTGTAGTTGTCGGAAAGTCTGATGAGTAAGTTCCGCCAGACACATATATATTGCCGCTGTTGTCCACAATTATGGATATAGCGTTATCTGAACTGCTCCCGCCCAAAAACGTAGAAGCCAAAAGCGGGTCTATTATGAGAGGCTTTGTCTTATCGTATTCTCCAACCTGAAAACCGTAGGTTAAACCTTGGCTTTGACTTGAAACTATATAGTTCGCGGCAATTTCAACCCGCTTGCCGTCAATCTCCTGATAGGCAACCGGCCTTGTCATCTTCACGGTCCCAAAGGCTGTCTCTATCTCGAGTTCACCTTCACTGTTCACTCTGAGCCTCTTTGCACCTTCTATCTTCAGGCGTATCTTCTCAACCGAGCCCACCGGTTGGACAGTAAAGAGTTTTTCCACATTCTTCCCGTATGCCTTCAGCTTAAGCTCTATGCCCTTATATACCTCTCCAAGGTTCACCTCCTGCCACGTCGGGATTCCTGTCCTCCAATTCTCTTTCTTGCCGATAAAGTAATTGACCCTGGTAACTGATTTATTGATGCCTACCGGATGCAAGGAAATTGATTCCCCTTTCTTGCCGGTCTTCTTCAAGCCAGTAAGGCTCTCCCTTAATGCCAAGGCCTTTGAAATTGAGCTTTTGGGCCGGAGTGCGGGATTAATATCTCTGTCTTTCGTGTTTTCTGCTGCTGGTTCCGTCTTGACAAGGCTGTAAACAATCTCGCCCTTGTCTGTTACATATACTGTGCCTGCGAAAGTGTTGGCATAAAACCTGACTGATGCATCCTTGACCTGCCCCTGATTCTCGATAAAAGGCATCTGAAGCCCTGAGACCTTCTTCATCACAGCACCCCTGTCCACATCTGCTGATGCAACTGTTGGGAAAAGCATTACCAGAAATAAAAATCCTGTCAAACTTATCAGACTTACTCGTTTTTTCATGAATATCCTTCCCATTTTTGCACCTCCTCCTTTTTGTGCTTCCTGT
The Nitrospirota bacterium genome window above contains:
- a CDS encoding SBBP repeat-containing protein, with product MGRIFMKKRVSLISLTGFLFLVMLFPTVASADVDRGAVMKKVSGLQMPFIENQGQVKDASVRFYANTFAGTVYVTDKGEIVYSLVKTEPAAENTKDRDINPALRPKSSISKALALRESLTGLKKTGKKGESISLHPVGINKSVTRVNYFIGKKENWRTGIPTWQEVNLGEVYKGIELKLKAYGKNVEKLFTVQPVGSVEKIRLKIEGAKRLRVNSEGELEIETAFGTVKMTRPVAYQEIDGKRVEIAANYIVSSQSQGLTYGFQVGEYDKTKPLIIDPLLASTFLGGSSSDNAISIIVDNSGNIYVSGGTYSSDFPTTTGAFDTIFSYVEAFVSKFDGDLEELLASTFIGPAFYSNSMAIDRNGNIYVAGVTPSPDFPTTPGAYDRTIGLGDPQPWDSSFFDGFISKFDGDLENLLASTFLGLLTDYDFSGPIEITLDNDGNIYMASPFRCGYVYNEIYCAFIAKFDARLENQLASILLSRGSSANAISVDSSGNVYVVGSGNITTPGAYDETYNGGGDVFVSKFDGNLEGILAATFLGGEAGESSDSVFTDDSGNIYVTGLTWSPDFPVTPGAYDETYNGGGDIFVSKFDNDLENLLASTFLGGDDNDKASFVMVGSSGDLYVTGWTVSANFPTTPDAYDTTYNGDSDAFISKFDSNLETLLSSTYLGGIDRDNANSLTIDGNGDVFVTGRTKSSDFPTTAGAYDTFLDVGYYFHAFVSKFTFGKESTHPHKRKCRH